Proteins from a genomic interval of Geodermatophilus obscurus DSM 43160:
- a CDS encoding copper transporter, whose protein sequence is MIDFRYHLVSLIAVFLAVALGIVIGTTALNAPILEDLEGEVAALAEDKRELETQTRELQAQVDTSDAFEQAVAPSLVAGNLAGRSVVLVAAGEDVATETVEEVSTLVGQAGGTVTGTVRLQPGYSDPATAAEVQSYVTGPGLPTGVTLPETDDTGQLVGSLLARVLMRPAAPGAPAPDTAALSSVLAGLRALDVLDVESSSVTPADFAVVLTAGAPAEQDAEQDAAQRTDTLVDLALALDAAGSGAVVAGDAASAGDTGLVGVIRADPENSVAVSTVDNVDAASGRISTVLALGRESQGTSGAYGTGEDAQPVPPLPAASP, encoded by the coding sequence GTGATCGACTTCCGCTACCACCTGGTCTCGCTGATCGCGGTCTTCCTGGCCGTCGCGCTGGGCATCGTCATCGGCACCACGGCGCTCAACGCGCCGATCCTCGAGGACCTCGAGGGCGAGGTGGCCGCGCTCGCCGAGGACAAGCGGGAGCTGGAGACCCAGACGCGGGAGCTGCAGGCCCAGGTGGACACCAGTGACGCCTTCGAGCAGGCCGTCGCCCCGTCCCTGGTCGCCGGCAACCTCGCCGGGCGCAGCGTCGTGCTGGTCGCGGCCGGCGAGGACGTCGCCACCGAGACCGTCGAGGAGGTCTCCACCCTCGTCGGCCAGGCCGGCGGCACCGTGACTGGCACGGTCCGGCTGCAGCCGGGGTACAGCGACCCGGCCACCGCCGCCGAGGTGCAGAGCTACGTCACCGGCCCGGGCCTGCCCACCGGCGTCACGCTGCCCGAGACCGACGACACCGGGCAGCTGGTCGGCTCGCTGCTGGCCCGGGTGCTCATGCGCCCGGCCGCTCCCGGCGCCCCGGCGCCGGACACCGCCGCGCTCTCCTCGGTGCTCGCCGGGCTGCGGGCCCTCGACGTGCTGGACGTCGAGTCCAGCTCGGTCACCCCGGCCGACTTCGCCGTGGTGCTCACCGCCGGCGCCCCCGCCGAGCAGGACGCCGAGCAGGACGCCGCGCAGCGCACCGACACCCTCGTCGACCTGGCGCTGGCCCTCGACGCCGCGGGCTCCGGCGCCGTCGTCGCCGGCGACGCCGCCTCGGCCGGGGACACCGGTCTGGTGGGCGTCATCCGCGCCGACCCGGAGAACTCGGTGGCCGTCTCGACCGTGGACAACGTCGACGCGGCGTCCGGCCGGATCAGCACGGTGCTCGCCCTCGGCCGGGAGAGCCAGGGCACCTCGGGCGCCTACGGCACCGGTGAGGACGCCCAGCCGGTGCCGCCGCTGCCCGCCGCGAGCCCGTGA
- the murJ gene encoding murein biosynthesis integral membrane protein MurJ, giving the protein MSSRHVVRGVAGAAALIAVLTVLARLAGFGRTLVFTNAVGAGSSGDTYLAANNVPNIVFEVVAGGALASLVVPMLAGGIATGDRDQVRRTASALLGWSLLVLTPLAVLLALCAEPVARLLLGAGDPAQVELAARFLVVFAPQVVLYGIGIVLTGVLQAHRRFAAPALAPLLSSVVVAGAYLTFAAIGGSRTAEGLSTPAELVLSVGTTLGVAALSLCLVLPVRRLGLGLRPSLRFPVGAAPRVRRLAVAGVLTLAGQQLLAAVAIRLANAGAPDGTQVVYTAGLTVFLVPWAALAVPLATSAYPGLAERAETGDEAGFRRALAPVAVLVVVASTVAAAVLVAVAGPMAGVFLAGQPADVVGALRDTVVAFAPGLPGYGLVALLSRALYARGLWKAPTACVLGGWLVAVAADVVLAALLPAADRGAALAAGHSTGVTVAGLALLAVVARVVGPAGLAGVARTGLPALLAAALAGAAGLAVAGALGADPVPGGGLLATVGAGVLAAAAALAVATAVMMGTARGPLLAAVRGVRRGDPQEVHGG; this is encoded by the coding sequence ATGAGCTCCCGGCACGTCGTCCGGGGGGTCGCCGGCGCCGCCGCGCTGATCGCCGTCCTCACCGTGCTGGCCCGGCTCGCCGGCTTCGGCCGCACGCTGGTCTTCACCAACGCCGTGGGCGCCGGCAGCTCCGGTGACACCTACCTGGCGGCCAACAACGTCCCGAACATCGTCTTCGAGGTCGTCGCCGGCGGCGCCCTGGCGAGTCTCGTGGTGCCGATGCTGGCCGGCGGCATCGCGACCGGCGACCGCGACCAGGTGCGGCGCACCGCCTCGGCGCTGCTCGGCTGGAGCCTGCTGGTGCTCACGCCGCTGGCCGTGCTGCTCGCCCTGTGCGCCGAGCCGGTCGCCCGGCTGCTGCTCGGCGCCGGGGACCCGGCCCAGGTCGAGCTCGCCGCCCGCTTCCTGGTCGTCTTCGCCCCGCAGGTCGTGCTGTACGGCATCGGCATCGTGCTCACCGGCGTGCTGCAGGCCCACCGCCGCTTCGCCGCCCCCGCGCTGGCGCCGCTGCTGTCCAGCGTCGTGGTCGCCGGCGCGTACCTCACCTTCGCCGCGATAGGCGGCAGCCGGACGGCGGAGGGGCTGTCCACCCCCGCCGAGCTCGTCCTCTCCGTCGGGACGACGCTCGGCGTGGCCGCCCTCTCGCTCTGCCTGGTCCTCCCGGTGCGCCGGCTGGGGCTGGGCCTGCGGCCGTCGCTGCGCTTCCCGGTGGGCGCCGCCCCGCGGGTGCGCCGGCTGGCGGTCGCGGGAGTGCTCACCCTCGCCGGGCAGCAGCTGCTGGCCGCGGTGGCGATCCGGCTGGCCAACGCCGGCGCCCCCGACGGCACCCAGGTCGTCTACACCGCCGGGCTCACCGTCTTCCTCGTGCCGTGGGCCGCGCTGGCGGTGCCGCTGGCGACCTCCGCCTACCCGGGCCTGGCCGAGCGGGCCGAGACCGGGGACGAGGCCGGCTTCCGCCGGGCGCTGGCCCCGGTGGCCGTCCTCGTCGTCGTCGCCTCGACCGTCGCCGCGGCGGTGCTGGTGGCGGTCGCCGGCCCGATGGCCGGGGTGTTCCTCGCCGGGCAACCGGCGGACGTCGTGGGCGCGCTGCGGGACACCGTCGTCGCCTTCGCGCCGGGGCTGCCGGGCTACGGGCTGGTGGCGTTGCTCTCCCGCGCGCTCTACGCCCGCGGGCTGTGGAAGGCGCCGACGGCGTGCGTGCTCGGCGGGTGGCTCGTGGCCGTGGCGGCCGACGTCGTCCTCGCCGCCCTGCTGCCCGCGGCCGACCGCGGGGCCGCCCTCGCCGCCGGCCACAGCACCGGGGTCACCGTCGCCGGGCTGGCGCTGCTCGCCGTGGTCGCGCGGGTCGTGGGGCCGGCCGGGCTGGCCGGGGTCGCCCGCACCGGGCTGCCCGCACTGCTGGCCGCCGCGCTCGCCGGGGCCGCGGGGCTGGCCGTCGCCGGCGCGCTGGGCGCCGACCCGGTGCCGGGCGGCGGTCTGCTCGCGACGGTCGGCGCCGGGGTGCTCGCCGCGGCGGCCGCCCTGGCCGTCGCCACGGCGGTCATGATGGGAACGGCGCGCGGCCCGCTGCTGGCCGCCGTGCGCGGTGTGAGACGAGGCGATCCCCAGGAGGTGCACGGTGGCTGA
- the steA gene encoding putative cytokinetic ring protein SteA translates to MRIGSLRRGRAPEAAPGVTGTVRLDRRTKNLTKRLRPGDVAVIDHVDIDRVSADSLVACRVAAVVNAAPSTSGRYPNLGPEILVDAGIPLVDGVGKEVLSAVKEGTAVRVDGNRLLREDGTVVAEGTEQTAESVAEAMAEARAGLSVQLEAFATNTMEYMKRERALLLDGVGVPDVATQIEGRHVLVVVRGYDYKEDLQALRSYIRDYRPVLIGVDGGADALVEAGYRPDMIIGDMDSVSDDVLKSGAEVVVHAYADGRAPGLARVQDLGVEAITFPAAATSEDIAMLLADEKGATLIVAVGTHATLVEFLDKGRGGMASTFLTRLRLGGKLVDAKGVSRLYRSRISTLTLVVLVLAALVAIGSALAVSAVGRVYLDLTVDQWNSFVFWLENLFS, encoded by the coding sequence ATGCGCATCGGCTCCCTCCGCCGTGGCCGGGCGCCGGAAGCGGCCCCCGGAGTGACCGGCACCGTGCGGCTCGACCGCCGCACCAAGAACCTCACCAAGCGGCTGCGGCCCGGTGACGTCGCGGTCATCGACCACGTCGACATCGACCGGGTCAGCGCCGACTCGCTGGTCGCCTGCAGGGTTGCCGCGGTGGTCAACGCCGCGCCCAGCACCTCCGGCCGCTACCCCAACCTCGGCCCCGAGATCCTGGTCGACGCCGGCATCCCGCTCGTCGACGGGGTGGGCAAGGAGGTGCTGTCGGCCGTCAAGGAGGGGACGGCGGTCCGCGTCGACGGCAACCGGCTGCTGCGGGAGGACGGCACCGTCGTCGCCGAGGGCACCGAGCAGACCGCGGAGTCCGTCGCCGAGGCGATGGCCGAGGCCCGCGCCGGGCTGTCGGTGCAGTTGGAGGCGTTCGCCACCAACACGATGGAGTACATGAAGCGCGAGCGCGCGCTGCTGCTCGACGGAGTCGGCGTCCCGGACGTAGCCACGCAGATCGAGGGCCGGCACGTGCTGGTCGTCGTCCGCGGCTACGACTACAAGGAGGACCTGCAGGCGCTGCGGTCCTACATCCGCGACTACCGGCCGGTGCTCATCGGCGTGGACGGCGGCGCGGACGCGCTCGTCGAGGCCGGCTACCGGCCCGACATGATCATCGGCGACATGGACTCGGTGAGCGACGACGTCCTGAAGAGCGGCGCCGAGGTCGTCGTGCACGCCTACGCCGACGGCCGCGCCCCCGGCCTGGCCCGCGTGCAGGACCTCGGGGTCGAGGCGATCACCTTCCCCGCCGCGGCCACGAGCGAGGACATCGCGATGCTGCTGGCCGACGAGAAGGGCGCCACGCTCATCGTCGCCGTCGGCACCCACGCCACGCTCGTCGAGTTCCTCGACAAGGGCCGCGGCGGCATGGCCTCCACCTTCCTCACCCGGCTGCGGCTGGGCGGCAAGCTGGTCGACGCCAAGGGGGTCAGCCGGCTGTACCGCAGCCGCATCTCGACCCTGACGCTCGTCGTCCTGGTGCTCGCCGCCCTGGTGGCCATCGGCTCGGCCCTCGCCGTCTCCGCGGTCGGCCGCGTCTACCTCGACCTGACGGTCGACCAATGGAACAGCTTCGTGTTCTGGCTGGAGAACCTCTTCTCGTGA
- a CDS encoding glycosyltransferase family 4 protein: MAERLPLQGRRVAEVLATSTGGVGTHVRAVLPVLVAAGADVRVCGPAATEQLFGFTAAGAAFAPVGISAGLSPGADARAVAALRRATADADLVHAHGLRAGLVAAAARRLGDRSRPLVLTLHNALPEGGGALRRVLRLAERATISGADVVLAASGDLAENAWRQGARDVRVAPVSAPPLPAAARTAAEVRAELGLADGRPLVLAVGRLHPQKGYDVLLDAAARWAGSSPPPLVAVAGDGPLQDELAARIAAERLPVVLLGRRSDVADLLAAADLAVLPSRWEARSLTAQEALRAGTPLVATRTGGLPELLGDGAQLVPVGDPVALADSVTGLLADPARARRLAEAGSRQAATWPDEAATARQLVALYRELLGAPR, encoded by the coding sequence GTGGCTGAGCGGCTCCCGCTGCAGGGCCGCCGGGTGGCCGAGGTCCTGGCCACCAGCACCGGTGGGGTGGGCACGCACGTGCGGGCGGTGCTGCCCGTCCTGGTCGCGGCCGGCGCCGACGTCCGGGTGTGCGGACCTGCGGCCACCGAGCAGCTGTTCGGCTTCACCGCGGCGGGTGCCGCCTTCGCGCCCGTCGGGATCTCGGCCGGCCTCTCGCCCGGCGCCGACGCCCGCGCCGTCGCCGCGCTGCGCCGCGCCACCGCCGACGCGGACCTGGTGCACGCCCACGGCCTGCGCGCCGGCCTGGTCGCCGCGGCGGCCCGCCGGCTCGGCGACCGCAGCCGGCCCCTGGTGCTCACGCTGCACAACGCCCTGCCCGAGGGCGGAGGCGCGCTGCGCCGGGTGCTGCGGCTGGCCGAGCGGGCCACGATCAGCGGCGCCGACGTCGTCCTCGCCGCCTCCGGTGACCTCGCCGAGAACGCCTGGCGGCAGGGTGCGCGGGACGTGCGGGTCGCCCCCGTCTCCGCGCCGCCGCTGCCCGCCGCGGCCCGGACCGCCGCCGAGGTGCGCGCCGAGCTCGGCCTGGCCGACGGCCGGCCGCTGGTCCTCGCCGTCGGGCGGCTGCACCCGCAGAAGGGCTATGACGTCCTGCTCGACGCCGCCGCCCGGTGGGCCGGCAGCTCGCCGCCACCGCTGGTGGCGGTCGCCGGCGACGGCCCGCTGCAGGACGAGCTCGCCGCCCGGATCGCCGCCGAGCGGCTGCCCGTGGTGCTGCTCGGCCGGCGCAGCGACGTCGCCGACCTGCTGGCCGCCGCCGACCTCGCCGTGCTGCCCTCGCGCTGGGAGGCCCGCTCGCTGACCGCACAGGAGGCGCTTCGCGCCGGCACCCCGCTGGTCGCCACCCGCACCGGCGGGCTGCCCGAGCTGCTCGGGGACGGCGCGCAGCTGGTGCCCGTGGGCGACCCCGTCGCGCTGGCCGACTCGGTCACCGGGTTGCTGGCCGACCCCGCGCGCGCCCGGCGGCTGGCCGAGGCCGGCAGCCGGCAGGCGGCGACCTGGCCGGACGAGGCCGCCACCGCCCGCCAGCTGGTCGCCCTCTACCGCGAACTGCTCGGCGCACCCCGATGA